ACAGAATTAACATGACCACAGCTACTTCGTCACCACAAAGGTGTactaaaatctgaaaatttaagCATTTTGATAGCAAAAGGATGTGTCAAAATCCACTTCGGGAAAACAGAGtattaattaaacaaaacaCAAGGAACAGCTTCAAACACTAAAACAATATAGAGATCTCATCTAAAGACAAAATGCTCATTCATCCTCCTGGCTGTGCAACCTAGCAAGCTTGTTTGTTATGACAACATCAAGTTGGGCAGCTCGCTCGACAATCTCTTTCCTCTTCCTAGTGGAAACATTGTGTGCGATTTCTGCACAGTAAGTTCTGGCAAGGAAAGAAAAACATGTTGGATGACAAGACAACAGATAAATTGAACTCATAGTTTTAGTACAAATCAGGTGACGATCAAGTGAGCTTATCAAATTACCTGTTGTGCATCATTAGAATCTCAAGCTCGCTAGCATTATGCACAACGAACTTCTTGAAGCCATTGGGAAGATAGTGGCGAGTCTTCTTGTCTGACCCGTATCCAATATTGGGCATCAAGACACATCCCTTGAACTTTCTCCTCACTCTAGAATCAATACCCTTGGGTCTGCGCCAGCTTTCctattataaaaaattgaatgttAAGGTCCAATTAGTAATCTTGCTCAGTCCAAATACAACTGGAAGAACTAAAAGACTACAAGAAACTCCACATGAATTCACATGATTCTGTAAGCCAACTATAGGAAAACAATACAGTtactcatttctttttttctagaGAATAGAAagccaaaaataatattgaaccAATTAGTTGACGAATCATAGTTCTCCCTCAAATGAGAGTGGAGTAAGTATAATTCTCCATTGACAGTGGCATTCAAGAACAAGCACAACTTCTACAAGCCCACGACAACCCACTATACACAGCCATCACTTCACAGTACAAACACCCCAAGACATACATATATTAACAAACAGTTGCTGAATACTAAAAGGTCTTATTTGGCTGAATGATGCT
This window of the Solanum pennellii chromosome 2, SPENNV200 genome carries:
- the LOC107011774 gene encoding 60S ribosomal protein L32-1, translated to MAVPLLNKKVVKKRVKRFIRPQSDRRITVKESWRRPKGIDSRVRRKFKGCVLMPNIGYGSDKKTRHYLPNGFKKFVVHNASELEILMMHNRTYCAEIAHNVSTRKRKEIVERAAQLDVVITNKLARLHSQEDE